The genomic DNA AGCTCCCACTAATACCGGGTCTTTAATAAGCCGGTGGCAAAACAACAGTGATGATAAATATCAAATTAATTACCGAGCTGATAACACAGTAGAAGAATTTTATAATAATGAGTCAAAAGGTACTGGCACTTGGGAATATGTTAAACCCGAAGCAGGCCAAGCCGGGCCCAGTACGCAAATTCTGCGAGTAACTTTAAATGGCCAAATTTCTGATTATCAAATTATCAACCTATCTGCCAGCAACCTTTCCTATGTTAACAGCGCTAAAGGAGAAATTGTAAGCTTTAAACGCCTGCCAGAATAGAATTAATAAATCTTAAATTCTAAATCCTAAATCTCAAATAATACCCAAATCGCAATTGTTTTAAATTTTTAGGATTTAAGTTTTAGGATTTGAAAATTTATTTTACTAATCTATGTCCAAATATTACAACCCTAACCGCTCCAGTAAATACTGTTATAACCCTAAATCAGGCGAACCCTTTCGCTTAAGCCGCAGTAAGATTGATTTATTTTTAAATTGCCCGAGGTGCTTTTATTTAGACAGGCGCTTAGGCGTGGCTCAACCGCCTGGTTATCCCTTTGCTTTAAACTCGGCTGTGGATACTTTATTAAAAAAAGAATTCGACACTCACCGCCAAGCCCAAACTCCACATCCTTTAATGGTAGAAAACGGTATTAAAGCTGTACCATTTAACCACCCACAAATTGATACCTGGCGCGATAGTCTGCGCAGCGGCATAACTTTTTTACACCCGCCAACCAATTTACTAGTAACTGGCGGAGTAGACGATGTTTGGCTTAACGAGCAAGAAGAATTAATCATTGTAGATTATAAAAGTACCAGCAAAGAACAAGAAGTAACCTTAGAAGCTGATTGGCAAATTGGTTACAAACGACAAATGGAAATATATCAATGGCTTTTTAGGCAAAACAATTTTAAGGTAAACCCCACTGGCTATTTTGTTTATTGTAATGGCTTAACTGACCGCCCAGGTTTTAATGCCCGCCTGGATTTTGACATTAAAGTTTTGCCTTACCAGGGCGACGATTCTTGGGTAGAACAGGCTATTATCGATGCACACGAATGTTTAAATGCTAACAATCTGCCAGGTGCAGCCTTTGATTGTGATTATTGCCGCTACCGGGAAGCAGTTGGGCCTCACGAAGTTTAATTATGGCCAACAATATTATTTTTGTACCCGGAACTTTAACCCAAGGCCATTTATACGGCCCTTGGCCAGCAGTGGATATTTGGCTTAAACACAACCAAGCCACTTTAACCAACCCGCCTGACATAGTAATTGCTTACAGTTTAGGCGCCACTTGGGCAGTAACCAATCTTAAAATCACTCCGGCTACCAAATTTATTTTAATTAATCCTTTATTAATAAAAAAACCTTGGCCTATTATTTTATTTAATTGGTTTAAGTATTTAAATCAAGAAGGTTTTAAAGAAAGTCAGTTTATTAAACAAGAGCATTGGTGGTCTAGTTTAAAGTTAGTTTTTAAATTAATTAAAATAGATTTATTACCCGAACTTATAAAAATTCCTAAAAGTAATTTACTTATTATAAAAGGGGAGGACGACAGCTTTTTTTGCGACCAAACAGTTAAAACTCTAGCTGAACGTTATAATTTACCCCTTAAACTGGTTAAGGCTGGCCATAATTGGAATGCTAATATTTTTGAACAAGTGCAGGCGGCTATAAACAAACCATTTAACTAATTTTCTACCACCACAATTCAATAACCACCAATTAATTAAACCTTCTAACATTCTCAAGAATGTTAGAAGGTTTATAAGGATGAATTAGATTATTATTTATCTTTGACGTTTAAGTTTAAAAATAGTAAGTTTAATTACCAGACTATTAATTTTTTGCAATTATTTTAGAGCTATGACCAAAATAAAATATAAATTCTGTCCCGTGTGTGGCGGTTTATTTAAAAATATTTTAATACCTAAAGAAAATCGTAAAAGATTAACCTGCCAACAATGCAATTTTGTTTTTTATCAAAACCCTAAAACCACCGCTGGTGTAATTATTGTTAAAAACGGCCGAGTCCTGCTGGGTAAAAAAGCCAGTGGCCCTAAAAAAGGCCTTTGGAATATACCGGGTGGTTTTTTGGAAGCTGGGGAGCATCCTCTGCAAGGTGCTAAACGGGAAATTAAAGAAGAAACTAACCTTAATATTAGAATTATCAAACTGTTAGGTATTTTTAAAAGCCGTTATTTTACTGGTGATCATTGTGTGAATATTTTTTATTTAGCCGAAATTATAAGTGGTCCAGCCAAAGCTGGCGATGATTTAAGCCAACTTAAATGGTTTAAACCCAGTGAACTACCTAAAAAAATGGCTTTTAAGGATAATGTACAAGCGCTTCAGGCTTGGCTTAAGGAGGCCAAAAACCACCTGGCACTTAATTAAGGCTAAGTACAGCTAATTAATTTTAGTCTAACTAAAATTTTTTTGTATTATCTTTGATAATTTAATATAATTAAATAAAGGTCTGCAATTTTAACCAAGTACCACTTATTATTAATTTAAAAAAACATATGAACGGCTACATTTCTAACATAGAAAAAATAACCAAAGAAAATAAAAACTTTAGGCAGGTGCTTTACACGGGTAAACACAGCCAATTAGTGGTTATGCGGCTTAAACCCGGGGAAGATATAGGAGAAGAAATTCACACCCTAGACCAATTTATTAGAATAGAACAGGGTAGTGGACAAGTTATCTTAAACGGCGTGGAATCGGAAATAAAAGAAGATTACGCTATTGTTATACCGGCCGGCGTTAAGCATAACGTGGTTAACAGCTCTTTAAGCGATGATATGAAGCTATACACGGTTTATTCGCCGCCAGAACATAAAGACGGCATTGTTCACCTAACCAAAAACCAGGCTCTAAACGATCTGGATGATCATTTTGACGGCAAAACCACAGAAAAATAATGAAAATAAACCATAGTTTAAAGCTAGCTACAATTTCATTAATAGGCGCAGCTTTAATACTTTTAAGCTTCTGCTCTGTTTTAATAGAGCCCAAAGAATCTGCAACGACTGGATTTATTAATTTGTCCAATAATTCAGAAAAATGTTGCGGAATATTGACGCAAACTCATTTTTTGCACGAACAAAACAGAGACTTAATTTTACCAATTGTTAAAAATAACAAGGCTTGGTTATTGCTGCAATTTTTATTAGCCGGTAGTTTAATATTTTTATTAAAATCTTTTTGGTTAAAAGACAAAAATTATAAATGCTCTCTGTTTTTAAAAAGG from Patescibacteria group bacterium includes the following:
- a CDS encoding PD-(D/E)XK nuclease family protein: MSKYYNPNRSSKYCYNPKSGEPFRLSRSKIDLFLNCPRCFYLDRRLGVAQPPGYPFALNSAVDTLLKKEFDTHRQAQTPHPLMVENGIKAVPFNHPQIDTWRDSLRSGITFLHPPTNLLVTGGVDDVWLNEQEELIIVDYKSTSKEQEVTLEADWQIGYKRQMEIYQWLFRQNNFKVNPTGYFVYCNGLTDRPGFNARLDFDIKVLPYQGDDSWVEQAIIDAHECLNANNLPGAAFDCDYCRYREAVGPHEV
- a CDS encoding NUDIX hydrolase; translation: MTKIKYKFCPVCGGLFKNILIPKENRKRLTCQQCNFVFYQNPKTTAGVIIVKNGRVLLGKKASGPKKGLWNIPGGFLEAGEHPLQGAKREIKEETNLNIRIIKLLGIFKSRYFTGDHCVNIFYLAEIISGPAKAGDDLSQLKWFKPSELPKKMAFKDNVQALQAWLKEAKNHLALN
- a CDS encoding cupin domain-containing protein, which encodes MNGYISNIEKITKENKNFRQVLYTGKHSQLVVMRLKPGEDIGEEIHTLDQFIRIEQGSGQVILNGVESEIKEDYAIVIPAGVKHNVVNSSLSDDMKLYTVYSPPEHKDGIVHLTKNQALNDLDDHFDGKTTEK